The sequence below is a genomic window from Sorangiineae bacterium MSr12523.
TCAGCTTTGGGCCAACCTGCAGGCGGGGCGCGATGCCATCACCGAGATCCCGGAGGCACGCTGGGATCACCGCGCCTACTTCGACCCGGAGAAGGGCAAGCCCGGCAAGAGCTACAGCAAGTGGGGCGGCTTCCTGGAGGATGTGGATCAGTTCGATCCGCTGTTCTTCAATATTTCTCCGCGCAATGCGGAGAGCCTGGACCCGCAGATCCGGCTGTATCTGGAAACGGTGTGGGAGCTGCTCGAGAGCACGGGCTACGGCCGGCAGGTGCTGCAAACCCAGTTCCAGGGCAACGTAGGGCTCTACGTGGGGTCGATGTCCCAGCAGTACCGCGGCTTCGGTCTCGATATCTCCAGAGAGTCGCTCGCGGCGCTTTCCTCCAGCGGCGACATCGCCAACCGGGTGTCGAATTTCTTCGATCTGAAGGGCCCGAGCATCGCCGTGGACTCCATGTGCTCGTCCTCGGCCATGGCCATTCATATGGCCTGCAGCGATCTGCAGCGCGGCGAATGCCAAATGGCCATTGCGGGCGGGGTGAACCTGCTGATTCACCCGCAGCGCTACGTGGGACTCAGCCAGGCGCAGATGGTGGGCAGCCATCCGGGCAATCGAAGCTTCGCCGCGGGCGATGGGTATCTCCCGGCGGAGGGCGTGGGCGCGGTGCTGCTCAAGCCCTTGCATGCGGCGGTTCGCGATGGGGATTCGGTCTGGGCGGTCATCAAGGCCACCTGCACGAACCATAGCGGTCGCTCGAGCGGCTACGCGGTGCCCGATCCCAACACGCAGGCGGCGTTGATTGAACGAACGTTGCGCAAGGCCGGAATCGATCCGCGGACCATTTCGTACGTCGAGTCTGCGGCGACGGGGTTCACGTTGGCCGACGCCGTCGAGCTGACGGCGCTCAAGAAGGCGTTCGCGAAGTTCACGAGCGATGCGGACTTCTGCGCGATGGGATCGGTGAAATCGCACATCGGTCATGCCGAGGCGGCGTCCGGGATTTCGCAGCTCACCAAGTTGGTGCTGCAGATGAAGCATCGCACGCTGATCCCGGCTTTGCCGGTCGAAACGGTGAATCCGAATCTGCGCTTCGGGGGCAGCCCGTTCCATTTGCTGCGCGAGGTCCGGTCGTGGAAGGCCGAGACGCCGCGCCGGGCGCTCATCAATTCGTTCGGCGCGGGCGGTTCCTACGTGAGCCTGGTCGTCGAAGAAGCCCACGCCACAAGAACGCCCGCGCAACGTGCGGCGACCGGACCGCAGACCATCGTGCTGTCAGCCATGGACGGGGAGCAACTGCCGCTCGTCGCGCAGAGGCTCTTGGACTACGCGACGTCCGCCCGCGACGTTGCCCTTGGGGACATCGCCTACACCTTGCTGCGACGGGAGCAGCTGCCCGCACGCCTCGCGTTCGTGGCGGCGAGCCTGGACGAATTGCGCACGCGATTGTCCACGTACCTGGAGTCTCCGTCACGGGAGGAACTCGCCCGGTCGTGGATGGCGGGCCTGGAGATCCCCGCGGAGCCGCCGCACGATCCGGGCGCCCGCATCGTTGCGCTGCCCACGTATCCGTTTCAGCGGCGGCGCTATTGGATGGATCCCGAGCCGCAAAAGCACCCGCTGCTGCATCGCGAGGTGTCCGCGCGCGAGTTTGCGAGCACGTTCCGCGGATCGGAATGGTTCCTCGAGGATCACGATCGGCTGTTCCCGGCGGTGGCGTACCTCGAGATGGCCAAGGCCGCGGGCGAAGCTGCCGAGGGCCAGAAGATCGCGGGCATTCGCAACGCGCTTTGGGTCTCTCCGAAGGTGATCGCGAACGGTGATGCCGAAATGCGCATCGCGCTCTCGGACGAGCACAATGGTTGCGGTTACACGGTGACCTCGGGGCAGGCGACCCACGCGCAGGGATTGCTCGTGTTCGAAGGCTCGCCGGACCGACCTGCAAGGCCACCGGCGCTGGACATCGAGGCACTCCAATTGCGCTGCGCGAGCCGTGTGGACGAGCGGACGCGCAACGAAGTGATGGGCATGCCCGCTTCCTACGACAAATCGTGGATCGAATCCCTGGCCCATTCCGATCAGGAAGCACTGGCAAAACTGCAGGCCCCAGGTGAACCCGAGGCGGGCAGCGGAGCGTTCTTCCTGCATCCGAACCTTGGGAATTCGGCGCTGATGGCCGCGATTTTTCTATCGCTCATCCAGGACGGCCAGCGTCAATGGCGATTCCCGTACACCTTGGAGGCGTTTTGGATTTACGCGGATATCCCGCGTACGGCCTACGTGTACGCGCGCCGAAGTCCGGGCGGAGCCTCGGGCGGTATCGGGAAATACGATATCGACGTGGTGGATGCGGGCGGTGAATGCGTCGTCGCGTTCCGAGGTTTTACGGCCGTTCCTGGTGTGTACGGCGCGAAAGAAAAGGAGCCTTCTGCGGAGATCGCCCCGGAGCAGTCGCTGCGCGATCGCGCGCTTCACGAGCTGACGCGGATGGCCTCGGGCGTGATCAAGTTGGAGGCGAGCCGGCTCGATCCGCGGGCGGAGCTTGCGCGTTATGGCTTCGATTCGATGGCGCTCACCGAGTTCACCAATCGGTTGAACAAGCGCTACGCACTCGAATTGATGCCCACGGTGTTCTTCGAGTGCTCCACATTTGGAGCCCTTGTCGATTACCTGGTGAAGCGTCACGAGCCGCAATTGCGCGCGGTCCACGCAAAGGCGGAGCCAAATCGCCGCGAGACCGTCCCCAAAGCCGTCACGCCCATGGCTCGTGCGGAGCGTCGAATCGAGGCGGTCGCGTCAGGCAACGAGCCGATTGCCGTGGTGGGCATGGTCGGGCGATTCCCGGGATCGCCCAGCGTCGACGACCTTTGGGAGAACATCGTCGCAAACCGCGATCTCATCGGCGAGGTCCCCGCGGATCGGTGGGATTGGCAGAAGTACTACGGCGATCCGAAGTCGGGGCCGGACAAGACGCTCGTCAAAACGGGCGGCTTCATGGCGGACGTCGATTGTTTCGACCCGTTGTTCTTCGGAATATCGCCGCTGGAGGCGCAGGGCATGGACCCGCAGCTGCGCCTGTTCATCGAGTGCGCGTGGGCGTGCATCGAGGACGCGGGCTACCGGCCCGGCAGCCTATCGGGCAGCAAAACCGGCGTGTTCATCGGTGTCTCCACGCTGGATTACAAGGACTTGGTCCACGGGCTGCACGGGCAGGGCGTAACCCAAGGCTTGTTCCATTTCTTGGTGGCCAATCGCGTTTCCTATCTTTTGGATCTGCACGGTCCGAGTGAGCCCATCGACACCGCGTGCTCCAGTTCCTTGGTGGCCATTCACCGCGCGGCGGGCTGCTTGCGCTCCGGCGAAATCGACGCCGCCGTGGTCGGCGGTGTCAACGTGCTGGCAAGCCCGGACGTCACCATTGGCGCGAGCCAAATGGGCATGCTCAGCGAAGATGGCCGGTGCAAGACCTTCGACCGCGGCGCCGACGGTTACGGACGCGGGGAAGGGGTGGCCGCGCTCTTTCTGAAGACATTGAGCCGCGCGCGCGCGGATGGCGACCGCATTTACGGGCTCGTTCGCGGCAGCGCGGAAAACCACGGCGGCAAAGCCACGTCGCCCACGGCGCCGAATCCATTGGCGCAGCAGGAGCTCATCGTCACGGCGTACACCAATGCTGGCATCGACGTGCGCACCATGGGATACATCGAGGCGCACGGCACGGGCACCGTGTTGGGCGATCCCGTCGAGCTCAATGGCCTCAAAGGCGCGTTTGCGCAATTGCAAGCGGCCCAGGGGATCACCGGTGCAATCGAACCGCATTGCGGTGTGGGATCGCTGAAGACGAACATCGGACACCTCGAGGCGGCGGCCGGAATTGCCGGTGTCGTCAAGGTGCTCATGATGCTCCGGCATGGGCGGATTCCCGGCAATCCGCATTTGCGGGAGCCAAATCCGTATTTGCAGCTGGAGGGCACTCCATTCTATCTGGTGCGGGAGACGTGCGCGTGGCCGGAGATGCGCGATGCGCAGGGGCGACCGGTGCCGCGCCGTGCAGGGGTGAGCAGCTTCGGCGTCGGCGGCGCGAACGCGCACGTGGTGCTCGAGCAATACCTGGAGCCGGAGCGCGCGCATTCCCATGCCCCGACGGCTTCGCACCCGGCGCTGATCGTCCTTTCGGCGAAGAACGAAGACCGATTGCAGGCGCAGGCCCAGCAGCTTTTGAAAGCGGTCTCGAACGAGGACTTTGCGGACGCGGACCTGACCGATCTCGCCTACACCCTTCAAGTGGGGCGCGAGGCCATGGAGCAGCGCCTGGCGTTCACGGCGGTCACACTCGAGGAGTTGCGCACGAAGCTCACGGGCTACCTCGAGGGGCCGGAATCCGATTCGGTGTACCGCGGCGAGGCGAAGAGAAACCATGGCGCGCTCGCCGTGATCGACCTCGACGAAGACATGGCGCAGGCCCTTGGCGCGTGGGTGGAAAAGGGCAAGCACGACAAGCTGCTGGAGCTTTGGTCCCAAGGCTTGTCATTCGATTGGTCGCGCCTGTACGCGAACGCGCCCACGCCGCGGCGCATCCGCCTGCCAACGTATCCCTTCGCCCGCGAGCGGTATTGGATCGAGACGGCGGGGCGTTCCCGCGTCTCGTTCACCGAGAAGGCGATCCATCCGCTGGTCCAACGCAACACGTCCAGCCTGCGCGAGCAGCGCTTCTCGTCGACGTTGCGTGCGGACGCCTTCTTCCTGAGCGATCATGTCGTCCGGGGCAGCCATGTGCTGCCCGGCGTGTGCTACCTCGAGATGGCAAGGGCAGCGGTCTCGGCGTCGTTGGACGAGGGGCAGGTCCCGCTCGTGTTGCAGGACATCGTGTGGGTGCAGCCGCTGGCGGTGGCCGATGCATGCGAGGTGCACATTGCTCTGGGCGGGCACGATGCCGGTGGAATCGATTTCGAGATTTATACGCAGCGGGAGGGCGAGGAGGTCGTCCATGCGCAGGGGCGTGCGGTGGTGCGCGAGCCCGAGGGCGCGCAACTGGATCTCTCTGCGCTGCAGTCCCAGTGTGGGCCGTCGCTCGACATCGCGCGTGCCTACGAGGCGCTGAGCGCGATCGGCATCGCGTACGGGCCGGCGCATCGCGGGCTCACGAGCCTGCAAGCTGGGACGGATGCGGATGGCCGGCGCTTCGTGATGGCGCAGGTGAAATTGCCGCCGAGCGCGAGCGCGGAGACGTATCACCTGCACCCCAGCGTCATGGATAGCGCGCTGCAGGCGTCGCTCGGTCTGTGGCCCCTCGATGAAACGGCGCGCCCGGCATTGCCGTTCGGGCTGGAGCGGTTGGACGTCCACGACCGCACGCCGGCGGAGGCCACCGTGGTGGTGCGTCCGCGCGAAGCGTCCGCCGGAGGCTTGCAGAAGCTGGACATCGATCTCTGCGATGCATCGGGCCGCGTGTGCGTACACTTCGCCGGCTTTACGTTGCGTGGGTTCGAGAGCGCTCCAAAAGAGACCCCGAGGCTCGGCGCGGTGCTCACGGTGCAACCCGCGGGGATTCCCGCGGCGCAGTACTTGAAGCAATTGCTGGCCTCCACGTTGAAGCTCGAGCCCAGTCGCATCGAGACCGATGCCCCGCTGGAGCGCTACGGCATCGACTCCGTGCTGGCGCTGAAGCTGGTGAACCAACTGGAGACGGTGTTCGGCTCGCTGCCGAAGACGCTGATGTTCGAGTACCAGAGCATCGATGCGCTGGCGCAGTACTTCATCGAGAACCACCGCGACACGTTGATGCCCCTGCTGGCCGTGCGCACGTCCGCCCCCGCGATCCCTGCGAGTAAGCTTGCGGTCGCCTCGAAGCGACGTCGCGGTCGGACAACGGGCGCGGTCCCGGTGCGTGCGGTCCACGCGATGGAGATTGCCATCATTGGGGTGAGCGGCCGGTACCCGCAGGCGTACGACCTCGCGGCGTACTGGGAAAACCTTCGCGACGGCAAGGATTGCATCGTGGAGATCCCCCCGGAACGGTGGGACCACAGCGTCTACTTCGACCCCGAGAAGGGCAAGCTGGGTAAGAGCTACAGCAAATGGGGCGGATTCATCGATGGCGTCGATGAATTCGATCCGCTGTTCTTCAATATTTCACCAAAAGAAGCGCAGCTCATGGACCCGCAGGAGCGCTTGTTCCTGCAGTGCGTGGTTCAAACACTGGAGGACGCCGGCTACACGCGCGAGGCCCTGAGGCGTCATCGGGCATCGGGGCTCGACGGCAACGTGGGCGTGTTCGTTGGTGTGATGTACGAAGAGTACCCGCTCTATGGCGTACAGGCGCAGGCTTTGGGCCAACCCATTGCATTGCAAGGCAGCCCCGCATCCATTGCCAATCGCGTTTCGTACTTCTGCAATTTTCACGGGCCGAGCATGGCCGTGGATACCATGTGTTCGAGCTCCCTGACCGCGATTCACCTGGCCTGCGAGAGCCTCCAACACGGCGGCTGCGAATTGGCCATTGCCGGTGGGGTCAACGCGTCGATTCATCCGAATAAATATTTGCATTTGGCCCAAGGCCAATTCGCGTCCAGCATGGGCCGCTGCGAGAGCTTTGGCCAGGGTGGCGATGGCTACGTACCGGGCGAAGGCGTCGGTGCGGTCCTCCTCAAGCCGCTGCACCAGGCGATTGCCGACGGCGACCACGTTTACGCCGTGATCAAAGGCACCAGCATCAACCATGGCGGCAAGACCAACGGTTACACGGTGCCCAATCCGGTGGCGCAAGCCCAGGTCATTGCCCGCGCGCTGCAGGCATCGGGGGTCGAGCCGCGTGCGGTGAGCTACATCGAGGCGCACGGCACGGGAACGAGCTTGGGCGATCCCATCGAAATCGCCGGGCTCGCGCAGGCCTTCGGGCGCTTCACGAAGGATACGCAGTTTTGCGCCATCGGCTCGGCGAAGTCGAACATCGGCCACCTGGAGAGCGCCGCCGGCATCGCGGGCGTGACGAAGGTGCTCTTGCAAATGCGGCATCGCATGCTGGTGCCGAGCCTGCACGCGGAGGTACTCAATCCGCACATCGATTTCGAGCGCACACCTTTCAAAGTGCAGCAGCACCTCGAACCTTGGCAGCGTCCCGTCGTCGGCACGCGGGAGTACCCTCGCATTGCGGGTATCTCCTCGTTCGGGGCGGGTGGTGCGAATGCCCACGTCATTCTCGAGGAATATGACGCCGGCGAGGATCCCGCCACGCGACCCGTGACACCGGAGCATCCGGCGCTCATCGTTTTGTCGGCGAAAACCGACGCGCGCCT
It includes:
- a CDS encoding SDR family NAD(P)-dependent oxidoreductase, with product MEEFLSLTLDNPVVRDHQVLDQHLLPGLAYIDLLYAVFRKYGHDFRSLELRNVSIYHPLAIAKDQTLLLHIRCTEHRADRWRIEIEGKLQSEASKRYLSAEMHQLDSPDFDESIDVGAIGHGECQAFSLDEMYAEYRKQELVHGPFMQARGRLVRTDEAIHIECALSEAARESAEHVMFHPALIDGSAVCGGLAMLAWLEPRRDGQLALPLVYESFRARELLQEHCVARIRRSSIREVQELRQCTLEFFDAAGRKVAELKNVTSKAIRDPGLIDGRRAQPAVADARPTVETFLRELLASRLRRPVQQIDRTARFYELGLQSSELLELAHAIEEKAGTSLSPTLFFEYVTIADLAAHLADLGHFSAAIETPKAALGTYVFRGEDPYLQDHLVLGEPALMGVTHPCLAVESYRERARNSGPVELRNIRFRGGPITLKKGESVTISVGFHPADRGSSFKVEYASATEGTKICCEGDFIGEATTAAGTVDVPSLLANARRLSQTDIDQIYRRTRDFTIGPLLRTAEAVWVVNESVQVIQVSVDHASAPSYALDPVALCSCYFYYSNDAAASRISVPLAIEKLVVHRPTPPRFYIVFRTRIHRADYVSFDAQLVSESGEVVASVVNASIKEVTHLGALVNASFDKEVVSRYGAAEEAVSDIAIIGLVGRYPQAKDIDQLWANLQAGRDAITEIPEARWDHRAYFDPEKGKPGKSYSKWGGFLEDVDQFDPLFFNISPRNAESLDPQIRLYLETVWELLESTGYGRQVLQTQFQGNVGLYVGSMSQQYRGFGLDISRESLAALSSSGDIANRVSNFFDLKGPSIAVDSMCSSSAMAIHMACSDLQRGECQMAIAGGVNLLIHPQRYVGLSQAQMVGSHPGNRSFAAGDGYLPAEGVGAVLLKPLHAAVRDGDSVWAVIKATCTNHSGRSSGYAVPDPNTQAALIERTLRKAGIDPRTISYVESAATGFTLADAVELTALKKAFAKFTSDADFCAMGSVKSHIGHAEAASGISQLTKLVLQMKHRTLIPALPVETVNPNLRFGGSPFHLLREVRSWKAETPRRALINSFGAGGSYVSLVVEEAHATRTPAQRAATGPQTIVLSAMDGEQLPLVAQRLLDYATSARDVALGDIAYTLLRREQLPARLAFVAASLDELRTRLSTYLESPSREELARSWMAGLEIPAEPPHDPGARIVALPTYPFQRRRYWMDPEPQKHPLLHREVSAREFASTFRGSEWFLEDHDRLFPAVAYLEMAKAAGEAAEGQKIAGIRNALWVSPKVIANGDAEMRIALSDEHNGCGYTVTSGQATHAQGLLVFEGSPDRPARPPALDIEALQLRCASRVDERTRNEVMGMPASYDKSWIESLAHSDQEALAKLQAPGEPEAGSGAFFLHPNLGNSALMAAIFLSLIQDGQRQWRFPYTLEAFWIYADIPRTAYVYARRSPGGASGGIGKYDIDVVDAGGECVVAFRGFTAVPGVYGAKEKEPSAEIAPEQSLRDRALHELTRMASGVIKLEASRLDPRAELARYGFDSMALTEFTNRLNKRYALELMPTVFFECSTFGALVDYLVKRHEPQLRAVHAKAEPNRRETVPKAVTPMARAERRIEAVASGNEPIAVVGMVGRFPGSPSVDDLWENIVANRDLIGEVPADRWDWQKYYGDPKSGPDKTLVKTGGFMADVDCFDPLFFGISPLEAQGMDPQLRLFIECAWACIEDAGYRPGSLSGSKTGVFIGVSTLDYKDLVHGLHGQGVTQGLFHFLVANRVSYLLDLHGPSEPIDTACSSSLVAIHRAAGCLRSGEIDAAVVGGVNVLASPDVTIGASQMGMLSEDGRCKTFDRGADGYGRGEGVAALFLKTLSRARADGDRIYGLVRGSAENHGGKATSPTAPNPLAQQELIVTAYTNAGIDVRTMGYIEAHGTGTVLGDPVELNGLKGAFAQLQAAQGITGAIEPHCGVGSLKTNIGHLEAAAGIAGVVKVLMMLRHGRIPGNPHLREPNPYLQLEGTPFYLVRETCAWPEMRDAQGRPVPRRAGVSSFGVGGANAHVVLEQYLEPERAHSHAPTASHPALIVLSAKNEDRLQAQAQQLLKAVSNEDFADADLTDLAYTLQVGREAMEQRLAFTAVTLEELRTKLTGYLEGPESDSVYRGEAKRNHGALAVIDLDEDMAQALGAWVEKGKHDKLLELWSQGLSFDWSRLYANAPTPRRIRLPTYPFARERYWIETAGRSRVSFTEKAIHPLVQRNTSSLREQRFSSTLRADAFFLSDHVVRGSHVLPGVCYLEMARAAVSASLDEGQVPLVLQDIVWVQPLAVADACEVHIALGGHDAGGIDFEIYTQREGEEVVHAQGRAVVREPEGAQLDLSALQSQCGPSLDIARAYEALSAIGIAYGPAHRGLTSLQAGTDADGRRFVMAQVKLPPSASAETYHLHPSVMDSALQASLGLWPLDETARPALPFGLERLDVHDRTPAEATVVVRPREASAGGLQKLDIDLCDASGRVCVHFAGFTLRGFESAPKETPRLGAVLTVQPAGIPAAQYLKQLLASTLKLEPSRIETDAPLERYGIDSVLALKLVNQLETVFGSLPKTLMFEYQSIDALAQYFIENHRDTLMPLLAVRTSAPAIPASKLAVASKRRRGRTTGAVPVRAVHAMEIAIIGVSGRYPQAYDLAAYWENLRDGKDCIVEIPPERWDHSVYFDPEKGKLGKSYSKWGGFIDGVDEFDPLFFNISPKEAQLMDPQERLFLQCVVQTLEDAGYTREALRRHRASGLDGNVGVFVGVMYEEYPLYGVQAQALGQPIALQGSPASIANRVSYFCNFHGPSMAVDTMCSSSLTAIHLACESLQHGGCELAIAGGVNASIHPNKYLHLAQGQFASSMGRCESFGQGGDGYVPGEGVGAVLLKPLHQAIADGDHVYAVIKGTSINHGGKTNGYTVPNPVAQAQVIARALQASGVEPRAVSYIEAHGTGTSLGDPIEIAGLAQAFGRFTKDTQFCAIGSAKSNIGHLESAAGIAGVTKVLLQMRHRMLVPSLHAEVLNPHIDFERTPFKVQQHLEPWQRPVVGTREYPRIAGISSFGAGGANAHVILEEYDAGEDPATRPVTPEHPALIVLSAKTDARLREQARQLLAHVERHPDHRLSNIAYTLQTGREAMEQRLAFTASNLDSLREKLIGYLDGALEKGRIEECFRGEVKTNKDALFGLSADEDIASLIRTWLEKGKYGKLLELWVKGLAFDWSQLYPDGTPRGIPLPAYPFARDRYWAEIPAIGRGMLTERVLHPLVHRNISSFDLQRFSSTFDGSESFLRDHRVQGSKVLPGVCYLEMARAAAAASLECDADTAWTLRNVVWMRPVVVDAACEVHIRLRMSEEGAIEFEVYSEGDVVHAQGQVVLEPRDNEVATARWVDLSAFRSRADRTLDVAQCYETFRAMGLDYGPAHRGLSALQAGTDADGRRFVLAQVALPSGVREMPEAQHCVLHPSVLDSALQALIGFSLADDAATGPRPALPFALHKLECLDRSPSPAWVLIRPSGAAWDIDVCDESGRVCVHLGGLAAREVSADAAGTLLLTRAWEAKPLATDIEKANYGEHWICLDPAYANLAPQLEARWPSIRWSIVPAEAAPEDRVAAAGEHVLAKVQGLLRERPKNPVLFQVLLSAKGEFLQALGGLLKTARQENPKLVGQVITLPEAADLDVVSSILDENRHDAAQGDTEIRYIAGAREVPHFRELQEPSGPIAGDVPWKDGGVYLITGGAGGLGRIMAREIARRVEDATIVLTGRSPLGDEKLAALRALGSAHIEYCALDVSDAHAVHECVRDIVRRHGSLDGIVHSAGVLRDAFLIQKSEEAFHEVLAPKVRGALHLDQATRDVALDFYILFSSVAGVFGNLGQSDYAMANAFLDRFAEKRVGQGRTLSIDWPLWAEGGMSADEATKDSMRERGYEVLSTEAGIEALYRAWRSRASQVVVLSGERRKLTALLGVKPAKAAKRPVVGHEPVVADQANQGEQGELLEKVQATLIEIVSRQLKMKLEDVDPEKQLGDLGFESVSLTAFGKSVDKVYGLETSPAIFFEYSTVRSFAEYLVAEHAAQLQAKHAIARPSVPSQARLPRSKVAPSVREHRSAPAQPANEPIAIIGVSGCFPGAPDLESFWDNLRDGKDSITEVPSSRWDWRAIYGAPSEEGNKTLIKWGGFIEGVEEFDPLFFNIAPREARSMDPQQRLLLTFAWKAIEDAGYSAQSLSGSKTGIFVGTASSGYAEMGVQSSASTEGYHSTSAIASIGPNRVSYLLNIHGPSEPVETACSSSLVAIHRAVRAMRAGECEMALAGGVNTMVTPWAHIILGKAGMLCEDGRCKTFSKDANGYVRGEGVGMLVLKNLSAAERDGDHIYALIRGSSENHGGRASSLTAPNPKAQADVIKSAMLEAGIDPRTVTYVETHGSGTPLGDPIEINGLKSAFTELSDGAAAQEGICGLGSVKTNVGHLEFAAGVAGVIKVLLQLRHRTLVKSLHCEEINPYIQLQGSPFYIVNATQPWPAKSDGEGRPLPRRAGVSSFGFGGVNAHVVLEEYVARAPAKSPRTITSEQPALLVLSARTKAQLLEQARQLAAHLAQRIEHRDGDLADIAYTLQVGREPLEHRWACSAVTIEEAHATLIRYVHGHTGDEELPELLQRWVQGASIDWPALYAESRPRRVSLPTYPFARDRYWLNDAKPQSPPQPPPSPTESDALSAVLDALLANEMDLHDAAEKAKQLLMEGVQ